Within Limanda limanda chromosome 1, fLimLim1.1, whole genome shotgun sequence, the genomic segment acCCATGATTAAAGGCACAGTGGATGCTAGGGTACAACAGTAGAAGTAGCTTGTTTGGACTGTGTAAATCAAGCAGTTTTATGGCCTGCAGGGAAAAGTTGTTACAAACTGGCTCTTCTTCTTTAGACGCCAACCCTGAGCTTCCTGAATGATTTCTAATCATTAATGAGAGTTTTGCTACATGTGCGGGCAGATTTGACTCGATAAAATCAACATGTCTGCATTGCTGGTGCCTTGTCCGGTCCTGCAGACGTGCAACTTGCTTATCAGTGACTGACTTCTGGCAGCGTTCACGCTTGAAATGCCTTCATATGTGAGTAAATCAGTGTGTGCCCTCGCATCTGATTGGATCCCACGAATGAAGTGATATTTTTGATATTAGTCCGGTCGTTTTCCTCTCACCTGTTCACGTGACGGTGTTCTGCTGAGCGCTCCACCTCGCACACTGCActgcctgtttttgtttttgcaggcTCCTGAGCCCTCTGGGTTATATTTAGTCGTGACCTGCTGCGGAGTGTGGACGATCTGACTCAGCTCAGAGTGTGTCTGTCACACGCTCAGCTCCAGCAAACCAAGCCCACGTTACACGTTTGCAGAACGTTACATGTCCAAGATCTTCTCATGTTACGTTTCCCGTGCGAGGAACCATTGTGTAACTCATCTGCCCCCTTTGTGTTTCCCAAATGCATCCTCTGTGACTGCCATTGATTTGATAATCGGAATCAATTATGGATAATAGCTTTTACTTGAATTCACTTCATCAATTTAAGTCATGAGGAGATTATGCAACAGGAATTCttcacatctgcacacacacactcatactggAGCCACAATGTCAGAAATGTCTTCTCTGAGCTGCAACAACAGGAAATGATGAAATATAGATAGCAACAATGAAGTTTGAGCACCAATCCTCCACatgagattgtgtttttttccactttccaaACACCAGCTTGCAGAATAACCTCGGCATATTGCGAAATATTTCCCTCGAGAGAATGAGTGCCCACTTTCTCCTGACAAACAAATTGATACGTGGGAGTTAtggaaaagggggaaaaaagctcTCAGACAGCGTCAGCCTGTGACACAGTGACTCAGCCTGTAGGCGGCCTCTCTCCGCCGCGTCAGAAGACTGCACCGATGTGTCTGGAGTGAAAGCACACTGCCAGCCCATCCGCAAGTTTCACTACACGCTGGgacactatacacacacactcactctctctctctctctctctctcacacacacacacacacagagggagagatgagctCTGTCTTTGAAAGAGAAACACTGACTTTCATCCACTGGATTTGAGCAACCACACTATTTTTGCTCCATATGAGGAAGAAAGTAAGTAACAgaatttattgtttgtgtttatagaGTTGGTTTCCTTTTTGAATTTTTCTAATTTACAAATGTCTTCGCGTGTGTTGTTTGATATTATGTTGTTTACTTACTATTAACTGAAAAAGTACACATATATTTATGAACTCTTACCTTAAATAAGCATTCCTGTAGTATTTATAGTGGAGTTCATTTTCTATTAAAGGTGTTGCAATGAAGAACACACCTTTAATGAGTAACATTGCTGCTGGTATTGAATGAGATCAGGGTTCTGTAGTAACTGCTTCACATCCTGCTGCTCGATATATATTGAATGAGGAAGATAAGCATGTGTTTCCCTCCCAGGAATCCAACTGCAAGTTCACTCCAGTCTGCTGTGAGATGATATCTCATGAGAAGGAAATGGATTTTTAAGGGAAACTTGCTCATTGTGTAGTTCTTTGTTTAATATCTTTGAAGAGTCTCTTCACTTGTCACTAAAACATTCTTAGTTACTAATTATTATTTAGTATTATCTGGAAATAGTTTATATTTTGGATTAGGGCTCCTACTCACAACAATTAAACTAAAAATGTGTCACTGCCTTGGGTTATGTCTTAACATTGCCAGTTTTGTCTAATTAATGGTTCAATACAATACGTTTTGTTAACTGTCTTAAAATTtggcaaaaaacaacaacaaatattcacatgtgagaagctggaaccagaaCATACTTAATATTTTAGCTCAGAAAATGACCAGATTGTATATCGATTATCGAAATAGAAGCAGATTAATTAAGTTTTGTTTGACTTATTGATTAATTGACTAATCAATGCAGCTCTGTTTGAGATTTGCTGAGATACTAATGGAGGAAATCTGATACTGAGCCCTTGGGAAATGTAACATCAAACCAATGTGAAGAAAGATTTCTTTGCACAATACCATGAAATGATTGCTGTATTATGAAGAGGATAAAATATTATACATTACTGCATACACTGTGCGAGTGTTTCTGCAGTTTTGTAATCAATTGTTTCCtagttccccccccccaacaccaggactttcatccttttcctttatcaacacaataaatacacaaagaacATCAAAAGACATAGTACTTAGCAGCCGATATGTTTAGGAAAATGCATCGGAAACCTCATCCTACCTGGGCAGGGAAACTAATTCAGTCTGTTtggaaatataataaaaaaattccataaaattgtatttgttgaaAGGTGGTTAAGCTTGATgcaaaaagtaataataaaccAAGGTACTCTTGATGTGGAAAAATTAAAAGCCTTTATCACTGTAGCTAATGGatggaaaatataatttttttcaatgCACCTTCCCATTGCGGCACACTGGCCTTCATCAGGGTGACTAACCTTACCGTCGTTCACTTGAGCAAGGCACTGTGGGTGTCAGTGAGAgtcctttgaaaaaaaaagcattgtCTATGGTCATTGTTACAGTATAATAAATACAGTGGACTCTATCTCATATATAAAACACTGTGTGATGTTTTCAATGATTCACCTCCTGCAGATCTTGAAAGCACCTTGTCTCCTCTTGAGTCTGTTCACAAGTTTGAATCTCTGCTCTGGAAAATTCGGCACGCCGATAACTGATGATGTGAGCAAGCTGGAGTTACTGGTGAGCTAACAGAGTTATAGACACTACAGTATTTATGGCTGTCACATAATCTATGTTGTTGATATTAGATTGTAAAAAAtctttctctgtcatgttttccaTCGTAGAAGCAGAATATCCCGTCCGATTATGAAATTCCTGTTAGTTACATTCCCAAAGAAGTGGTAGGTATGAAGCTCTGACAGCAGAATCGGCGTGAACCTGTTAAATGGAGATTAAACTTTAATATCTGACTCTGTTCATTCCTCTGTCTCCAGGCTGGCACGTGCTGGGTGGTGTTAAACATCTATCCTCTAGAGCAAAGTCTTCGGAAGCTGGCCGGCATGTTCGGGGCCATCTCCTCCAacaaggaaaacatcatcgtcttcatcgCGATGCTGAAGAGTCTACGCTTCACCTTCGACCACGAGGAGCTGGTGAGTCATCAGCAGCTCGATTTAGACATGAGTTTGTCATATTTTGAACAATCAATACTATAAACGAGTTACGTCTGAGATCTCCTGTGGTCTGATTCCCACCAGGAAACCACCATGCAGGTATTCCAGTGTCACTACAGGGAAGGGAGCTTGATGTCTGGACTTTACTTCGACTACATCAAAGACATTTTACAAGCCGCGGCTCCGGGGACATCCGGCTTCTCCTGCAAGCCACCGCCACCGTGTCTCAATCCACAACACCCACCAGGTACACCATTCATTTGCATTGGTGATTTCTGATTTTCAATTGATGCCTCAAAAATTAAACCAGCTTAGTAGCCGAGAGAACAGGGCCGGTCTTTCCTACAGGCGatataggcggttgcctagggcgcccCTCAGAAGGGGGCGCCAAAACTGcgcccagcaaaaaaaaaaaaaaagagttttttGCGCCCCCTTTTATATCTCCAACCAATATATACCGGTCGAACGCAcgactggacaagaggcagttaCGTGGACGCTTCGGCGCACGTACCGCGGGCCCGCGCGCCCGCCGCCCTTGACGATGAGCGGTGGCAAGCGGCCCCGCGCACCTGCTGGCCCGCAGCGGCCGCGCGCCCGCCGCACTTGACGCTGATATTGTTACGAGCATCGATCGGGACGGTCTGCTCGTCAATGCACCTCCACAGCGTTGCGTCGCtcagggaaagaaaaaatgaagagGCAAAAGCCATCCGGGGCGCAatttaagaagaaaagaaaggaagaagaagagaaacgtgTCAAGAACCTTTCAGTGGTCTGGCTGTCATCAGCATTAACCATGAAGTTGGTGGTCAGATTCAAAACAATGATGTAATTGATGACTTCGCAGCAAGGAAAGCCAGAAGGTCTGCACTGTAACACTTGAAGTGAAGGGAGTGAAATGTATATAGTTTTTTAGACAACGTTCATTTGcactttttatattatacaatttatttgtttatttttaatattatattttgattatttaacacTCTTACATTTagatatattattgtattgtttgttattattattgtttgtttggattCTATATTGTTCAACATTATCTCGGTAATtttgttctttaattaaa encodes:
- the LOC132995789 gene encoding uncharacterized protein LOC132995789, whose amino-acid sequence is MRKKILKAPCLLLSLFTSLNLCSGKFGTPITDDVSKLELLKQNIPSDYEIPVSYIPKEVAGTCWVVLNIYPLEQSLRKLAGMFGAISSNKENIIVFIAMLKSLRFTFDHEELETTMQVFQCHYREGSLMSGLYFDYIKDILQAAAPGTSGFSCKPPPPCLNPQHPPGGKEDARKYSWSKRTPMLLALIPFIACVVLIVWQVKSRRRLPMCNTENNPTPSSDTVPSVSVSIPLQTLTHAADTQPAGEAMPEHESG